Within Ischnura elegans chromosome 6, ioIscEleg1.1, whole genome shotgun sequence, the genomic segment GTGTCCTGAAAAAGTATATTCTTAAAAACGAATTTTCtcttaataatttattcaatgcaacttctgccttCGAATCGCTATACAGTTGAACAACGTTAATTAAGAGGGGGAAAGCATCAGTGATACCTTTCTTTAAAAAGAAGTTTCCAATAATTGACCGAAGCatctaattaaattatattttaaataataattatacgaGGATAAATGTATATATCAGTGGGAGATAAAAGTATTTAAGTGAGTGTATATCATCCAAGATTTTGCTCTATACGTGGTTGAAAAATTGCGCATTAAACATTGCATACTCGGATAGATATTCGACTGCTGACGCCATAATTTAGACCTAAGAAAAACGTTCTACTGAATAATTTTCTAAATGTACATTTACAAAgtgttttaaaaacatttgtcATTCTAATTACAGGAGGAGACCCGCTGGAAATATATAAATCCTTTCAGACAACCgcttatattaaaatatcataaatataataaattataataataatatcataaatttcataaataatgtaataacctAAACACTACCGAATTAAGTACGATTCGTGATGAACATGTCTTTCAATACAAATACTTCGAATTTGAACTAAAGCAATGAAGACAAAAGGGTTActtcaattgaatgaaaaaatccCCGAAGATGTCATTTCTACTACGGCATATGTCACCTTTTAGCCTATTTCTATACCACGAGATCAGAAtcgagaaagatttttttaccaCTGCTTCGACAGAGTTAAAGTTGAATCGTTCTCATTTTTCGCGGGTAAAAGTTGTAGCTGCTGTATTATCGTGCGTCCGACCACTTTACTTCCTCATCGGCCTCTCGATCCTTTCCTCAGCAATGGACCCGCCTCCGCAAGCAAAAGCTAATGCCCAGTATCAACTGACACCTGATGGTCAGCGTTCGAAAaggaacgaaacgaaaaaaaaatcacctcgaGCGTGTACACGAATAACTATCGTGAATACTTCCATCGAAAGTCGTAAACATGTCGGAACAGGTTGGGAAAAAACAAAACTCAGATAGTTCCATCCATAGCCCAGTCTCAATAGCTACCCTCTCCGATTTCATACTAGATTCTCAATCAAACTCTTGGGTTTATGCCCGACAGAACCGCGAATATCACATATACTTCCCTATATTAGGGCATGAGCGAATTGACTCAGTGCCCTAGCTAACTTGGATTCGAACGCTTTCGGTTTTACGTAATGTATGAAAAGTGTAAGGGTATAAATATTCAAATCTTCGTCGAGGAACACCAATGAGTCCAATATTGAATATAATAACGCTTGAAGGGAATATTCACTCGATTTTGTAGGAAGTATTCCGCATAAACTTACGTTGAAATGGCTCTCAATTACTTGAGACAGccattaaatatttacatatagtTTCACCTTCTAAGCTCCGTGCAGCCACTTGTGTAGCGTAATGCAATCGAGGTTTCATTCAGCAGCCTTTTTAGGCTGCGggaagttaaaatatattttttttgaattaCTAATTATAGTTATTAAAAAGGTTTGCCATTATGAAGAGGGTTATCAAAAACCGAAAAAAACCGTGAGAAGAAAACATGTTTCATTAGAATGAACTGGATTCCATTCAATGAGGAATgaacttgcatacatttttataaatgatttgtaattttttaaatgttatttttgaaaattttaatagccGAGATTTCCATTGCGATTTAAGGAAGACAAGGGTAGTTTCATCCATTAAGGATAAGGAGGGAAGGAtggaaagaaacgtgaaattagTGTTCACCAGCTCTTAATAACAGGCACCAAAGGATTCACGGATGGCCTcgaaggacggagtgttgtgGTCAGAAGTGGTCAATATATTCCAAAATCATTAATTCCAATCCCTAGTCGCCAGGTATTAATCTATGTCTGCCAATTCAAAAGTATCCATTGATTCAATAAAACTATtggatttaaaagaaatttttattttttatgatgaagtaTTCAACGAATATTATGAGTGCCTCGCGGTTTATTTGACAATGGTGGCAAACAAGCTTTCGTGTTAAAAGAAATACTATTTCCTCTTTGCAATGTGTAAACTTGTAATATTTCCTCCCTTAGGGAATGCATTATTGTAGTACCTCAAATTCTGAAATAACtgaatgtgaaatgaattatgcgGCAGGGGTCAGGACCTAATGACATGACATCACTGATCTCCGTAACCAAATTTGGATCCCAACGAAGGCTGGAAGAAATAATACCTAATTATGTCTCCAGTTTGGTGCTGAATCCTGCTGTCAAATGGCTCATTGATTTGTTGGTACAATCGGCCAGGAAAGTTACTTATGCCTTTGCGCCTGATGAAGGCCCCCTCACTCACGTTATTTAGCAACTAAAATTTAGTTCTACGTCACACTTttgtgagttaatttttttttaatgtgagcaGCACCTACTCGTTGGCATCTATGAGGAAGTTTTGAGTATCTTCCTCAGCGTGATATTGCACTTCTTTGGCTTTATGCTTAAAGGCCAATTTCACCATTTCTTATGATGCGTCCATAGAAACCTGATGGCTGCGGTGTCATAAATTGGTGTGACATTGACTGGTACAGAAATCTTCCAATTGTATCCTTCGATATGCATGCATCTTTAATTCCCCGTAGGTTTTATCCTCCACGGAAATGtcactgcttataaatttttagCGGGCGTTGAAATTCTTGCCCTTTACCAAATATTATAGAAGATAGCATTATCAAATGCCTAATGACGGCGGTAATGAagcgataaatttaaaatttcaattcaaactaaaaattcaatatacAAGCCAGAAAAATATGTCACGGGATAACAGAATAAAGTGGAGCAGCTAAATTATCCTTTAAGCAGTGATAAGCTCTTCTCTGACTCTACATCGAGTAAGTAAATATAATGCTGCCGACGTTCCGGGTAGAGAATCGTTGGCCAAACTGCCGGCAGCATTGCATTtaggcatttccatgaaaatgtcaacttttaatctcaaattaaaatttaggctggaaatattttatcttgataaatcaacagctaaatgattgaattttatggaatcagtatttgaaacattactCAGAGCcttgttaaaagttttcaaattatacttcgttcCACAGAGTTTTgcagatgtttgaaatcattacactcaAGAGGTTGACCCGGCAGTAATTccatcacatgttaattttgggcatattaaCTAGGCATTGCGatagttaattttgtttctgtacatgaacatcaccttcataaatgttatTTGATCATGCTCAGTtagaagttttacaatttttttgtttttttttacaattttatcgaaatatcctattgcatagttttctctgaaagtaattccgtcacaaatgaaATTGCCCATTTACCTACTCGGTGTAGTCCCCGCGAAGAGTCCATCACAAAAATTCGCTTGGAAAGGGTGAAACATTACTTCACCCTTTAAGCAGCTTGAATTTTTGCTTCAGTTATGCCGCATGGTCTATTACATCAATCGTGCCAATTGGTATACAGCGAGGCAAAGGATGTTTGCCcttgtttttaatcataatttaaaaaccatATAATTAAGGTTGTAGAGTCAAACTCTTCTTTGATTATTCTCGTGTAATTCACAATTTACGAAGAATTTTCGCTGATATTATTGATATTTGTTTTTGCGATAGCGCAAAATAGGATAATTAGTGCATGAGTCTGATGTGATCATCATTTCCTGAATAGCAAAACTATGCTAACCCGATTATGCTAACAAAGTAACGGGCAAACATTAAATTCTCCTTTGAACGGCAAAAAGAGCACCCCCTTTTGCCCAATATTTAGTACTCTGGATGTGGCTTTAGTCCTCAATATCACCATTAATAGgccataaataaataatcaacataCAGAATGTCACGAGGTTACATATAAACGTAACCGTGACCACTTATAAACAGCAATTTTTCTAGTCATGCGTACCCAATCGCTAATTACTGGATCTGCCAACTGATTTTAAGGGTCAAAAAGTTTTATAATCTAATTaggtatcagtaaaataaaataggtgtattaaatattttcgaaattttaaaagGTATTGGTACCCAGtggaatgaattaaattttcaattgctcTAACTGacacgtattttatttaaattctactGAAATTGATCAAAATGAAGTAGAATATCATTCATTACTTCTGCAGTATTTGTACTAATGATTCATTACAAAAATATAGTTTGTTTTTCTACGAATCACTAGAAAAAAATGCTACGCAAATAACTTCTACCATTAAAAGGCATTAGTTTTCTCATGAAAGAGCAGCACCTGTTGATACTTGTACTTGAATACGCTTAAACTATGGAACATACATAAACTGATGACTATCACACACTAAAAGCTATCACACTTTTGGCTAGACAATGCTTAAACTCCACCTCCTGTGATTCATGCCATGTGTGGAAATCATAAAACACCGAAAATATGTCTTAATTTCAAAAACTTGAATTTTCAAGCGAACTCGTATCTTTCGCAAAATGTATGGGCTTGCAGCATTCCTAGCgtagaaaaactaaaaaagataTAGTCCATGTTATCTTGTTAAAATTTTCCAACTTTCGCAGTTTACTTATAATAGATTTGACTATTTAGGTCGAATAACCAACTCATTAGTAGCATGCCATAAGTTCAGAAtccttgattttttaaagttaccTTTTCTACTAGAATGGGGTACTTTTAGCATAACAGGATTGTAATCccaaattttttctctttaaatcaCAAGTGAAATAAGATCAATAATAGTTTATCAGCTGAGCACtttatactttaatttaatttgaaaaactagcaCCAGGGTAATGGTACCTAATAtcccgaaaaaaatatcataaaaacaaATATGAAACAACTGAGAAAATTATATCTAGATGCAATTCATTCATGAAATACTCTCTCCCTAAGTATAGTGTTCGGAATATCAGAATTATCCGTTGataaaataagtggaaataattgGATGATGGACAGTTAGTTGGTATTGAAGCGATCACAACTGCGGTCCGttcattccatgaaaaataaaattaacggaCGCTGATATCACAACGTTTAATTGCTTCAAGTACCCCACATTGCTCTACGATGACCGGCCGCTCACATATTTCATAAAGTCCACCCATGAGCAGCCGAAGCAAAACCTTCCTGCTCCTCACGATAGGCGGTGATGGAATTCggccggaaaaaaaatattggaagattTGTGTCATACGCTTCCAAACACACACGGCGTTTATACCTTTCCCTTTTTATCACTCCTCCCACTCACACAGATGCGGAACATGTTGGAGATCCGTGCGGCCATTGCCCAATTGAAATCCGCACCCCTGGAGTCGCTCCCTCATCCCACCCGTTGATCGGAAAACGGTTCGGACGTGACGCCGGTTTGTCACAGCGGTCTCTGGGTAGCACGTTCGGAAAACCCCACCCCCGAATGGAGAACACGACTGCGCTACTATATATACGTGGAGCAGCGTAAGGACCAAACATCAAACGCACTGAGTCTCTCAAAGAGTCACAAGTAAGAGTAACCCAGTGGGATATCGGAATTTTACCAGAACCAAGGTGGGTTTGGTTATCTCGCTCAATTTTACTGGCCatggtttttatatttaaaaaacctaCTTGATTCAACCGATCAATGTCATCTCAAATGAATATTACCTTAGAGGATTTCCATCAAATCTATTCCGCGCCGACCTCAACGTTTTAAACATATTCTAAACAATCAAATTACCTTCCAGCTATTGAGGTAAACAACTTCAGAAATTTAAGCATCATTCGAGAGCGAATTGCAACATAACAAAGATGGCCTTCTCTCATAGTATTTCTGAACCaatctatttcttttcttttaagcgctgttatgataaaatttttaggCAAAGCAGAATTtttcagatgtaaaaaaaattgaagggaatCATTCTTTAGTGGTTGGTGAACATTCACCTTAATTTTACGGTGCTGCAGTTAGTAATAGCACCAAAGCATGCAATATCGCTAGAAAATAAAGAATACCGTAATTCAAAAAGCATTACCAACTGATATTGCAAGCTTTCCAGTGGTAATacctaaatattctttttttcttttttgtagatGTTCTTCCGCCTTGCCTTCCTCGCCCTCGCGCTGGCCGTCTGCAATGCTCAGCATCATGGTGCTGCCTCATCCTACTCGTCCTTCAGCCAGGGTTCGTACGGTGGTCACGGCGGCGCTGCCAACGGCTACAGCCAGTACACGGGCCATGGCTACGGATACGCGGTGCCGGTCGTCGCCAAAGTCGCTGCCGTAGCTCCCATCGCCAAGGTGGTCGCACCCGTGCTCGCCATCGGAAAGCAAGTCTCACACCAGATTGACTACTTTGTGAGTATTCGACTCCAACCCGAATCAAATGACGTCCTGGAAGTACTCAGGGAAATGGGAAAGGGAGAACTTACCACTGGGGGATgagatttatcatttttatattatatggAATGAGGAAAATTCGATGCAGGAGGATTGAACTGCGGCATTTTGGGTGCTTGATCCATTCTTATGTATCGCAGTTAAGTCCTATATCGAGTTTATCTCACGAATAATAAGTTCAATCTCAAATCCTATGAAAGGGAATGCATTTCTATGAGTTATATTTATCGCTTATGATCGCGCATGCCTTATCATGACATGATAGCGCACGCAATTTGTGTTTTCTCCTGGAATACTTCTTGGTAAATCAAACGGctaaaacacaaaatattcagGGTGCAATAAGAAGAccgttttaaataatatattttctcaaatatcaaagttttactgCATTCAAGTCTCCGATAGAATTCCCAGTTCTGAGATACAGGTAAATTTTGACGATGGCTGGTCGCCACATTCCTTTCATTTCTGGATAGTAATGTCAgcctaaaagaaatattgattgaGCTTATTACACCAGGAGGAGTAAGTTTTCTTATGTCTTACCGGAAAGTGTTATACTAACAATTAGTGGGATTATACAAAACACCGTCTTAATTCAAATATTAAAGCATGAATAATTATGGATTAAAGGAAGATATAGAATGTATAATGTAGAACGGGAAGACGTCGCACAGACATGAGTTAATATAGACGgccttttccataatttttttaaaagatttgaatattttctcattcTAAAAGTTAATCGCGTAAAAGGCTAATAATTGGGTTTTTATTGCTTCAGGCTCCTCCCAAGTACCAGTACGAGTATGCAGTTGAGGATAAGCACACCGGTGACGTCAAGAGCCAGCATGAAGAGCGTGACGGAGACAATACCAGGGGATACTACACTGTCAACGAGCCCGATGGCACCATCCTCACCGTCCACTACACTGTCGACAAGCACAGCGGATTCCAGGCCGTCGTCGAGAGGAAAGGACACGCCGCCCACCCACAGCAAGTCAAGAAGGTCGCAGTCGTAGCACCAATCGTGCACCACGCACCAGTCATCCATCACGCACCAGTCCTGCACCAATACGGCCACTACTGAGAACGCAGGACTTGAATCACCCACCAAAGAAATTAGCACCAAACATTTCAGCTCATCCTTCTGGTGGAATTGATGCAGTGTTCTAACCGCATTGAAGCTCATCCATTGTTTACCTCGAACAAGTCCATTGATTCATCATTATGTATCCAGTCATTAGcgtcatgtaaaaatatcattaattcacATGATCTATGGCTGCctgatgcttaaaaaattaatgttgatgGACGAGGCTATGTTCATATGTATATATTGCATGTTGTTTTCTCTTTTGAGACAATAAatgtcattaattaaaatatatataactttTCTTATTGCTACAGAAGTGTCATTTGGTTACCTTTTCCTAGTCAGATACAGTCAATGCTCTACATGATTGAGAAATTTTCTCCATATGTAAGTGACAATGGAAACGTTCAAACGATAGCTATTGGGAAcacaaaatatgtatataaaaatctCATTTGTGAAACAATGAAAAGCCATAATTTTCTCACGTGAAGTGAATGTGCAAAAAATATTCGACAAAATCTTTTATACATTCAAATTGTTACATAAATAGAACATAATTCTTAGCTAGTGGTTGCCTATTCACAGCTTATATATTCTTTGCTATACGTAAGACATCTGTTACCGTAAGCAACAATGAGCATTTCACAAATAATTCAATAGAGAACATCAAATCATGAAGTGACATGAATTCAAGAAAATACAACGCGGGAAATAATATTCCATGTGTACATAAAGGTGTATAATTATCAGACACATGTAGATATTCTATTTACGAACATGCTTCCTTACACATAGCATGTGAATAGTTTATGTATGTGTTCCCCGAGTTGAAGTTATAGGATCATCATATCGGCTCAATTACTGGTTGATGTACCGATTTCATTTCAAAGAGTACTCAAATCCTCCACGCTGGCTTCCATCACAAATTCATAAATACTTAATTTCTCAGTCTCTGTAGCGCAATAGGTAGCACTTAAGTGTCATGATCATGTATTGATTTGTTCGATCCTCATCCATGCATTTTTTTGTTAGATTCTATATACAGGAGTCCGGGCCTACCAAGctgaaggtcacgggttcgagtcgtACCTATCTAGGGAATTGATGTGTGTGATCGTCCAATGCTAGTAGCTGTTGTCCGAAGTAAAGGCCCAAATTAGCTGTTTTCGAGGGAatttgaggtaaaaataaattttaaaacccgTATAAACCCTGAACACTCATTACACTTATGAAGTTTCATTGTAATTCCAAATCAACTTTTGTGTTTTTCAGGGATACAGCCATAAGCACCAgttcataaagaaaataatacaatgcaaggcAATGTTAATAGGGAcaagcgtgatgcgcccgctcccagcgggcttcccccgctcttttcaatgcaggtccacagagggataggcgcgtttccaattttaaaatgtagaaaaaaaggcagggtcttatgtacaaatttaattggaatgttcatgtacaaattgaagtcagaggacctctttaaacacaacattggaagtaattacactaacCTCTGATAATACTtttttagcgttttccttaatatttacaaaaatattttgaaaagatgaGAGAATGCTACATAGAGTTGGCCATGAAAGATTAcagtcaggcaggaataagctagctctttgcaaagtctgaccctgggccttgttaatagtcatcgcataggaaaccttaatgggaaattgtctgcgagtcaaattaaaaggcatggtgggatccgacggcgttaactgtattcttgggatgaggacaatcttgctggaatcgattattttttattatttttaaaaaccaattttaggaaacaatagcaatattaagtaagtaagatatgccgtcgcatgcttTACGGTAAATTcagtgcattttggtacctcatttgtagagtttggttgcgaataagttgagaaaaaggtatctttacagtagaaGTAATATAAAGGATTGTTTAACGTAATAGAGATATGaaggaactaaattttaaaagtttagaaatatatTAAGCAAATATAATCAATGAATTTACATCTACCAGCTTTTACAGGTGGATAAGtcatcaaaaacaaaattttaaaatgccagcTAAAACTAGTACAGTTAAAAATACAAGCGTCAGCTTGCAAGAAATTGATTAGttataaaaaagtagaaaaaatagaaTTGCTTGATTCCTTTATTAATCCAAAAATTTCCCTTACGTAACCCAGAAATGGAATGTTCTAAAAATAACAGATTAGAAAAACCTCtggtcattaaaattaaaatgtgaatgtggGCTACCTTGCGGAAACATCACCTAGAACAGGTCCTTCAAATTTTATAGAACAGTTAAAAGACTTAAGCGAATATGGATAATCCTGAAAACTAATCACGGAAATAAATGCAAGTAAAACAGCTAGCTTTTAAACATAGGACAAGGTCTAAAAGACATGATGAGTCTTCCGGATTCGTCTTAAGTATTTGACATTTTTAGTTATCCATTCGACCTATTGAGCGTCTTATCTATAGCGTCAGCCTACCTTGGCAGAAATAAAATTGAGTGGCaagtaaaaattatatgaataaaaaggCTTGGTTTATTTACCTTTTTCCCGTCAGGGAACCTCTCCTCACCTCCATTCATCAGGTGCATGATATTAACCAATTATTTGACCAATTTCATCAAATTGCTTTGTTATGATTCACACTTtgtgattttattaaatttataggtTCATACGAGAGGCTAACTGAATATATTTTGTGCTGCAAATGAACTTTTATGACTCCTGTCTTAATTTAACTCACAATGGGGTTAAATATGTCATAAATAGCTTCCCATGTGAAGTTTTCCCATGAGTAGGTAATTGCCAATAGGCGGTTGATCCACAATTTTCCGACTCATCTTACGCTATATTGCTTGCTACTTGCAGTATTACTTGTAGGTCTCACTTGTAGGACACTTAGATTTGCCTTTTTTCCAAAACAAAACCACGATGCAATATAATTTACGTCTAATAACCGTAACATACGCctccaaatttttaattccttacaTTTCCAACAAGATACAGCATACTAGTTGATGAAAACCGGCTGATATTTGTTTGCGCCCGTAAATCAGAATATAACTTAAACTGACACCGAGAACTAGTTAATTTATTGAATGTAGGGCAGTTTTcattttccttgttatttttataaaccGATGACCGCACGGTGTAAAATGACTTGCCTCATTAGGGCCTAAAGTTGATATAATGGTTTGATAGGAATTGGCTAGAgttatttctgcatttttctatGCAGTACAGTAAAATCTACCTGAATCCTTAGGAACAAGTGGAAATTAATTCCATGCATTCTACTTTTCAATTATGAATTTCACATTCATTAAATGACTGCAAGAAAAAACCATCACTTTTTGCATGTTGCACCTGTGGTAGACACGCTTGCAGCAGCTTCCAAGGTagatatatataaattttaaagaaacttaTTAGCCTATTCTGTAAATTTTGAATCGGTATAATTGAACAATCAAATTAGGGAAATTCACTGACGCAAATTATTTTgcggataaaaataaatttgaaatggcCATTTGATGCCCAACCTTTGGCCAAATGACTGCTCCAATGCTCTGTTGTTAGGCACAAACTTTATAGCGTTCGAAAATTATTGTCCTTTTTccgaatacaaaaaaaatctgcGATATAAAACCTCCTCTTAAATAATTTGGTATTCTCAGTGGAAAAAATTCccatacatttttaaaacatgattgcaagaataaaaaatgatatcacaaggattaatttaaaaaataatattaaattagcTAAATTATTGAAGAATTCACGgatcatttattacaaaattaaaacttattttggCTACCTTTCGCACATTTTAGTAAAACATTTACTCATGGTTTCCTTATTGTGTCGGAAGCTTCTTCAAAGTGTAACGGTTAATTCATTTGTGGTTACGGCGGACGTTTTTTTAAGGGTTGACGTTTAGAATTCAGACACCTATTACAAAGAAAAGTTCTGTTTTATGAACACTTTATAGCAATACGTTTTCGCAATTTTGAGGTCAATACAAGTCTAGCCTCCCTTCTATCAATCCCTCAGATCTAGTATTCTCTCCTTTCCTGATATCTAGACTCCCAGTACCTATCCTTGAAACCTTTCCCTCAACATTTCTCTGACGCCTAATTAAAGCATTATAGCcagataatatttcatttattaaagtataccgggactacccacggtgataactttttacggagtcacccgcaatgcacaaatagtgcgaaaaatccacagaggaaaaatcattcgccttgaccgggattcgaacccggatccctcgatttccggccgagtgctttagccaattaagctactaaatttgtggactataccggacaaggtggtatggactgctgagcatatgatgcgactagcagtccaggtcgtgcgcatggcgccacagccggagagcaaagcccgaactttgaacactagaggtttTCGCTCTGGATTTATTAaactataccgggactagccactttcacaggggagaatgactcctcg encodes:
- the LOC124160301 gene encoding cuticle protein 19-like, translated to MFFRLAFLALALAVCNAQHHGAASSYSSFSQGSYGGHGGAANGYSQYTGHGYGYAVPVVAKVAAVAPIAKVVAPVLAIGKQVSHQIDYFAPPKYQYEYAVEDKHTGDVKSQHEERDGDNTRGYYTVNEPDGTILTVHYTVDKHSGFQAVVERKGHAAHPQQVKKVAVVAPIVHHAPVIHHAPVLHQYGHY